Proteins encoded in a region of the Phacochoerus africanus isolate WHEZ1 chromosome 8, ROS_Pafr_v1, whole genome shotgun sequence genome:
- the LYPLA2 gene encoding acyl-protein thioesterase 2 isoform X2: MCGNTMSVPLLTDAATVSGVERETAAVIFLHGLGDTGHSWADALSTIRLPHVKYICPHAPRIPVTLNMKMVMPSWFDLMGLSPDAPEDEAGIKKAAENIKALIEHEIKNGIPANRIVLGGFSQGGALSLYTALTCPHPLAGIVALSCWLPLHRAFPQAANGSAKDLAILQCHGELDPMVPVRFGALTAEKLRSVVTPARVQFKTYPGVMHSSCPQEMAAVKEFLEKLLPPV; encoded by the exons ATGTGTGGTAACACCATGTCTGTGCCCCTGCTCACCGATGCTGCCACTGTGTCTGGAGTTGAGCGGGAAACGGCTGCG GTTATTTTTTTACATGGACTTGGAGACACAGG GCACAGCTGGGCTGACGCCCTCTCCACCATCCGGCTTCCTCATGTCAAGTACATCTGTCCCCATGC GCCTCGGATCCCCGTGACACTCAACATGAAGATGGTGATGCCCTCCTG GTTTGACCTGATGGGGCTGAGTCCAGATGCCCCAGAGGACGAGGCTGGCATCAAGAAGGCAGCAGAGAACA TCAAGGCCTTGATTGAGCACGAGATAAAGAATGGAATCCCTGCCAATCGGATCGTCCTGGGAGGCTTTTCACAg gGTGGGGCCCTGTCCCTCTACACAGccctcacctgcccccaccctctggcTGGCATTGTGGCATTGAGCTGTTGGCTGCCTCTGCATCGGGCTTTCCCCCAG GCAGCCAACGGCAGTGCCAAGGACCTGGCCATCCTTCAGTGCCATGGGGAGCTGGACCCCATGGTTCCGGTACGGTTTGGGGCCCTGACAGCTGAGAAGCTCCGGTCTGTTGTCACACCCGCCAGGGTCCAGTTCAAGACTTACCCAGGTGTCATGCACAGCTCCTGTCCTCAG gagATGGCAGCTGTGAAGGAGTTTCTTGAGAAGCTGCTGCCTCCTGTCTAA
- the LYPLA2 gene encoding acyl-protein thioesterase 2 isoform X1, producing MAGFPGLERKFRRGRPRGKSVCLCGRKRRIAGEVSKPPGSGGPSGGALQCMCGNTMSVPLLTDAATVSGVERETAAVIFLHGLGDTGHSWADALSTIRLPHVKYICPHAPRIPVTLNMKMVMPSWFDLMGLSPDAPEDEAGIKKAAENIKALIEHEIKNGIPANRIVLGGFSQGGALSLYTALTCPHPLAGIVALSCWLPLHRAFPQAANGSAKDLAILQCHGELDPMVPVRFGALTAEKLRSVVTPARVQFKTYPGVMHSSCPQEMAAVKEFLEKLLPPV from the exons ATGGCTGGGTTCCCGGGACTCGAACGGAAGTTCCGGCGGGGGCGGCCGAGGGGGaagagtgtgtgtctgtgcggGAGAAAGAGGAGAATCGCCGGAGAGGTCTCTAAACCCCCAGGGAGTGGAG GCCCCAGCGGTGGAGCCCTGCAGTGTATGTGTGGTAACACCATGTCTGTGCCCCTGCTCACCGATGCTGCCACTGTGTCTGGAGTTGAGCGGGAAACGGCTGCG GTTATTTTTTTACATGGACTTGGAGACACAGG GCACAGCTGGGCTGACGCCCTCTCCACCATCCGGCTTCCTCATGTCAAGTACATCTGTCCCCATGC GCCTCGGATCCCCGTGACACTCAACATGAAGATGGTGATGCCCTCCTG GTTTGACCTGATGGGGCTGAGTCCAGATGCCCCAGAGGACGAGGCTGGCATCAAGAAGGCAGCAGAGAACA TCAAGGCCTTGATTGAGCACGAGATAAAGAATGGAATCCCTGCCAATCGGATCGTCCTGGGAGGCTTTTCACAg gGTGGGGCCCTGTCCCTCTACACAGccctcacctgcccccaccctctggcTGGCATTGTGGCATTGAGCTGTTGGCTGCCTCTGCATCGGGCTTTCCCCCAG GCAGCCAACGGCAGTGCCAAGGACCTGGCCATCCTTCAGTGCCATGGGGAGCTGGACCCCATGGTTCCGGTACGGTTTGGGGCCCTGACAGCTGAGAAGCTCCGGTCTGTTGTCACACCCGCCAGGGTCCAGTTCAAGACTTACCCAGGTGTCATGCACAGCTCCTGTCCTCAG gagATGGCAGCTGTGAAGGAGTTTCTTGAGAAGCTGCTGCCTCCTGTCTAA